A single genomic interval of halophilic archaeon DL31 harbors:
- a CDS encoding Threonyl/alanyl tRNA synthetase SAD (PFAM: Threonyl/alanyl tRNA synthetase, SAD; Alanyl-tRNA synthetase, class IIc, N-terminal; Phosphoesterase, DHHA1~KEGG: hvo:HVO_2717 alanyl-tRNA synthetase) has protein sequence MQSLAPDNPNTLSFDAEVASVDGANVVLEETYFYAQSGGQPADRGVVADIAVTDVQEYPFGIVHALADEDHGLAAGDEVRCVVDASFRTYCRRAHTASHMLFGAARRVLDDVGYAGFDIDEEKARVDFTAETEITDERLVELERLTNRAVWDSLPVSWTYQDAETAQQREDVAFNTKTEEGAMSDVRESQSDSRANQSAERSGDADQVRIVTIEGWDVAACGGTHVDNTAEIGPVRILDRSNPGEGATRVEFAVGPTAIDAAAESHDAAMAAAAGLDVAIPALPDAVDRLIAERDELRDEVAELKSELLEYRLADLDAVERDGASWLVGAVDGVTANDLQGDLQELAGEKADVVAVAGTAGDTFVAVATDGAADANEVVQELTGEFGGGGGGGPTFAQGGGIPVTPIEVVEYLRE, from the coding sequence ATGCAATCACTCGCCCCGGACAATCCCAACACGCTTTCCTTCGACGCTGAGGTGGCCTCCGTCGACGGCGCGAACGTCGTGCTCGAGGAGACCTATTTCTACGCCCAGAGCGGCGGGCAGCCCGCCGACCGCGGCGTCGTCGCCGACATCGCTGTCACCGACGTGCAAGAGTATCCGTTCGGCATCGTCCACGCACTCGCGGACGAGGATCACGGCCTTGCGGCGGGTGACGAGGTTCGCTGTGTGGTCGACGCCTCCTTCCGGACCTACTGCCGGCGGGCCCACACGGCGAGTCACATGCTCTTCGGTGCGGCCCGGCGCGTGCTGGACGACGTTGGCTACGCCGGCTTCGATATCGACGAGGAGAAGGCCCGGGTGGATTTCACCGCCGAGACCGAGATTACCGACGAGCGACTGGTCGAACTCGAGCGGCTGACCAACCGTGCCGTCTGGGACTCGCTACCCGTCTCCTGGACGTACCAAGACGCCGAGACCGCACAGCAGCGTGAGGATGTGGCGTTCAACACCAAGACAGAGGAGGGCGCGATGAGCGACGTTCGAGAATCGCAAAGCGATTCTCGTGCCAACCAGAGCGCGGAGCGTTCTGGTGACGCTGACCAGGTGCGCATCGTCACCATCGAGGGGTGGGACGTGGCGGCCTGCGGCGGCACGCACGTCGACAACACTGCCGAAATCGGACCCGTCCGAATACTCGACCGCTCGAACCCCGGCGAAGGCGCCACCCGTGTGGAGTTCGCTGTGGGTCCAACAGCCATCGACGCCGCCGCCGAGAGTCACGACGCTGCCATGGCCGCTGCTGCTGGTCTTGACGTGGCGATTCCCGCGCTCCCGGACGCCGTGGACCGGCTGATAGCCGAGCGCGATGAGCTCCGGGACGAGGTCGCGGAACTGAAAAGTGAACTCCTTGAGTACCGCCTCGCCGATCTCGACGCGGTCGAGCGAGACGGCGCGTCGTGGCTCGTGGGCGCCGTCGACGGAGTCACGGCAAACGATCTCCAGGGCGACCTGCAGGAACTTGCCGGCGAGAAGGCTGACGTGGTTGCAGTCGCCGGCACCGCCGGCGACACGTTCGTGGCCGTGGCCACCGACGGCGCCGCAGACGCAAACGAGGTCGTGCAAGAACTCACGGGCGAGTTCGGCGGCGGTGGCGGCGGCGGCCCGACGTTCGCCCAGGGCGGCGGGATTCCGGTGACGCCGATCGAGGTCGTCGAGTACCTTCGGGAGTAG